One genomic segment of Primulina tabacum isolate GXHZ01 chromosome 9, ASM2559414v2, whole genome shotgun sequence includes these proteins:
- the LOC142504434 gene encoding uncharacterized protein LOC142504434 produces the protein MRRRRRFIQRNREAGHARLFNDYFSTNPVYPNQIFRRRFLMRRELFFRIVNALEDRSPYFQQKDDAARRKGLSPLQKCTAAIRQLAYGVPADHLDEYLRMGESTAIKCFFKFCGYVVELFSDRYLRRLNADDVQRLLQMHDERHGFPGMLGSLDCMHWEWKNWPSCLERPVYKRPWVTDNRA, from the coding sequence ATGCGACGAAGAAGAAGGTTCAtccaaagaaatcgtgaagccgGGCATGCGAGGCTCTTCAATGATTATTTCTCCACAAACCCGGTGTatccaaatcaaatatttcgaAGACGATTTCTCATGCGAAGGGAGTTATTCTTTCGAATAGTGAATGCACTTGAGGATCGTTCACCGTATTTTCAGCAAAAGGACGATGCTGCGAGAAGAAAAGGCTTGTCACCACTACAAAAATGCACCGCTGCAATTCGTCAATTGGCGTATGGAGTCCCGGCCGACCATCTTGACGAGTACCTACGCATGGGTGAATCAACTGCCATCAAGTGTTTTTTCAAGTTCTGCGGATATGTGGTTGAACTATTTAGTGATCGATATTTGAGAAGGCTAAATGCTGATGATGTTCAACGTCTTCTTCAAATGCATGATGAAAGGCACGGGTTCCCTGGAATGTTGGGAAGTCTTGATTGCATGCATTGGGAATGGAAAAATTGGCCCAGTTGCTTGGAAAGGCCAGTTTACAAGAGGCCATGGGTCACCGACAATCGTGCTTGA